One genomic segment of Helianthus annuus cultivar XRQ/B chromosome 14, HanXRQr2.0-SUNRISE, whole genome shotgun sequence includes these proteins:
- the LOC110905277 gene encoding uncharacterized protein LOC110905277 produces MNCNGKKSHNPNHESTNINEEKQSYSATKVSQSNGDVNETVIASDDEYAIDADPISYSTPSMQRGRKRRTLQKSIVIGTSSIKIRLPEPERTEIEAMDAVINLELFSNT; encoded by the exons atgaactgcAATGGAAAAAAATCCCATAATCCCAATCACGAGTCAACCAACATAAATGAGGAGAAGCAGTCATATTCCGCAACGAAAGTTTCTCAATCTAAT GGCGACGTAAATGAAACGGTTATAGCAAGTGATGACGAATACGCTATTGATGCTGACCCAATCTCATATAGCACACCATCCATGCAAAGG GGTCGAAAAAGGAGAACATTACAGAAATCTATCGTAATAGGTACTTCAAGCATCAAAATCCGCCTTCCTGAACCCGAACGTACCGAAATTGAAGCCATGGATGCGGTGATTAATCTTGAACTTTTTAGTAACACTTGA
- the LOC110906402 gene encoding uncharacterized protein LOC110906402 — protein MYTYIFNHLRKIPPNIQRATEEWSGDGPPIAPYQEALGERRGWYRGMGPKPSSNTSSHSSSNMSSSQARTQEPFSEDFVNSLFQTPSFLNQLNNYLASQGKGKSKDYDSDNLFDNESDDEPNDNDDDE, from the exons atgtacacaTATATATTTAATCATCTTCGTAAAATACCGCCGAACATACAACGGGCCACAGAAGAATGGAGCGGCGATGGTCCTCCAATTGCCCCGTATCAAGAAGCGTTGGGAGAGCGGCGAGGATGGTACCGCGGGATGGGGCCTAAACCTTCTTCCAACACGTCCTCGCACTCGTCATCTAACATGTCGTCTTCGCAAGCTCGGACGCAAGAACCCTTTTCCGAG GATTTTGTTAACAGCTTGTTCCAAACCCCGTCATTTTTGAACCAACTTAACAACTATCTTGCTTCACAAGGAAAAGGAAAGTCAAAAGACTACGATTCTGACAACTTATTCGATAATGAATCCGACGATGAACCCAACGATAACGATGACGATGAGTGA